Genomic segment of Prochlorococcus marinus CUG1417:
GTTTCCCAAATGGTTTAGATCTTGGTTTAGCTATGGCAACAATGGGTCTTTTATCCTCTTCAATATTGGGTAGTATATTTATTTTTCTTGGTAGAACTTTAGGTATTTCAGATAATGAGGAAATTCTTGAACAAAAAGATATTGCAAAGGAAAAAAATAAGATAGGAATTTTTGCGGATTTAAGAATTTTTATAATAAATCTTGGATTCGCCGGCTTGGCAATTTCTTTTGGTGTTTTGCTCCTTAAATTTTTAAGGTCTATTTCAAGTTCTTTTGGTGACTTTTCAAAGGAAATTATTTTTTCATTACCAGTATTCCCTTTTATCCTTATAGGTTCGCTCCTTATAAGATATATTTTAGAGAAAACCAAAAATACAGAATTTATTTCAAATATTCTGCAAAGGGAGATTGGTATTTTATCTACAGATTTGTTGATTTTTACAGCTATGGCGAGTTTAGATATCGCAGTTGTTTTTGATAATTGGATACTTATTTTAGTGTTTACTATTTTTGGTTTATTTTGGAATTTAATTTGCATTGCTTATTTCGCATACTTTATTTTTGATGATTATTGGTTTGAAAAAAGCCTGATAGAGTTTGGGAATTCTACAGGTGTAGTAGCTTCCGGGTTACTTCTTTTAAGGCTTGCAGATCCTAAAAATCTTTCTAAGACTTTACCAATTTTTACGTCAAAACAGCTTTTCGCTCAGTTAATTCTTTCTGGTGGACTATTCACAGTTCTTGCACCATTAATGATTTCTAAAATTGGGTTAGATTATTGGACAGAAATTTGTGCCTTAATTACATTCGCAATTCTTTTTATTGCATTGATTTTTAATAAAATAGAGATGAAAAAGTTTCAATAACAACCCTAGAATGGTATTAGCCTAAATTTTATTTTAATGTCATTTACTCCCTACGATATTCCACCTCAAGAAAATAAAGGGAAGTGGTTTAGAAGTCATTTGCTGGGAAG
This window contains:
- a CDS encoding sodium:solute symporter — translated: MFLKSLNIFSLQNKDIFSNSLLISFFGLLIIFFLLIFGRKFKLAVQLERFGLPIAVISGILGISIGPFGAIHFLPKETINVWSNFPTPLLSLVFATLMMGRPIPNINGLVKPIFNQFLLALSLGFGQFFVGGLVVRYFLPPSMDTNPLMGCLIEVGFEGGHGAATIIGESLNKLGFPNGLDLGLAMATMGLLSSSILGSIFIFLGRTLGISDNEEILEQKDIAKEKNKIGIFADLRIFIINLGFAGLAISFGVLLLKFLRSISSSFGDFSKEIIFSLPVFPFILIGSLLIRYILEKTKNTEFISNILQREIGILSTDLLIFTAMASLDIAVVFDNWILILVFTIFGLFWNLICIAYFAYFIFDDYWFEKSLIEFGNSTGVVASGLLLLRLADPKNLSKTLPIFTSKQLFAQLILSGGLFTVLAPLMISKIGLDYWTEICALITFAILFIALIFNKIEMKKFQ